In a single window of the Nicotiana tomentosiformis chromosome 8, ASM39032v3, whole genome shotgun sequence genome:
- the LOC138897835 gene encoding uncharacterized protein, whose amino-acid sequence MPERSYRPLAIQCSSSGYSGHQGSSRSYFSTMPDTSYNPSALQGFPSGYSGHQGQTSGQQSTTLRGCYECGDPSHMKRHCPRLRGKAVQQSQQPLISAPVAAPAVRPSQRGASVLFDPRSTYSYVSSLFAHFLDIPLEFLGAPIYVSTPVGDSIIVDRVYQSCVVTLCGYETRTDLLLLDMTDLEVMLGMDWLSSCLTILD is encoded by the exons ATGCCGGAGCGTTCTTAccgcccactagctattcagtgttcttccagtgggtactctGGTCATCAGGGTTCTTCTCGTTCCTATTTCAGCACCATGCCAGATACTTCATACAACCCATCCGCTCTTCAAGGTTttcctagtgggtattcaggccatcaaggTCAGACTTCAGGGCAACAGTCCACCACTCtgagaggttgttatgagtgcggggatcctagtcacatgaagAGACATTGCCCCAGACTACGGGGCAAGGCGGTGCAGCAGAGTCAGCAGCCCTTGATTTCAGCACCAGTAGCCGCACCAGCCGTCCGGCCATcccagag gggagcttcagtactatttgatccaaggtctacctattcgtatgtgtcatctctatttgctcactTTTTGGATATTCCTCTTGAGTTCTTGGgtgctcctatttatgtgtccactcctgtgggtgattctattattgtggatcgggtctatCAGTCTTGTGTGGTCACATTATGTGGATATGAGACTAGAACAGACcttttgttgcttgatatgaccgacctTGAGGTTAtgctgggcatggactggctatcctcATGTCTCACCATCCTTGATTGa